In Longimicrobium sp., the sequence GTGGAGAGGCCCTCCTCCAGCTTGATGTCCATCTGGATGGAGGTCACGCCCTCGCGCGTGCCGGCGACCTTGAAGTCCATGTCGCCCAGCGCGTCCTCGGAGCCCAGGATGTCGGTCAGGATGGCGACGCGGTCGCCCTCCTTGATCAGCCCCATCGCCACGCCCGCCACCGAGGCACGCATCGGCACGCCGGCATCCATCAGCGCCAGCGAGCCCGAGCACACCGACGCCATCGACGACGACCCGTTGCTCTCCAGGATGTCGCTCACGATGCGGATGGTGTACGGGAACTCCTCGTACGCCGGCAGCAGCGGCTCCAGCGCGCGCTCCGCCAGGTGCCCGTGCCCGATCTCGCGGCGGCTCGTGCCGCGCATGGGCCGCACCTCGCCGGTGGAGTACGGCGGGAAGTTGTAGTGCAGCATGAACGACTTCTTCTGCTGCGTGGGGAAGTCGATGGTGTCGTACGCCTGCTCGTCGTCCTGCGTGCCGAGCGTGGCGGTGCCCAGCGACTGCGTCTGCCCGCGGGTGAAGAGCGCCGAGCCGTGCGCGCGCGGCAGGACGCCGGTCTCCACCGTGATGGGACGCACCTGGTCCGTGCTGCGCCCGTCGGAGCGTACGCCCTCGGCCAGGATCATCTCGCGCATGGTGCTCTTCTCGAGGTCCTTGAACACCGAGCCGATGTCCTTCTCGCCTTCCGGGAACTCCTCGGCAAGCGCGGCCAGCGTCTCGCTGCGGGCGGTGCTCAGCGCCTCGGCGCGGCCGTGCTTGTCCGCGATGCGCAGCGCCTGCGAAACGCGCTCCGCCGCCAGCGACTCCACGCGGGCGCGGATCTCGGCCGCGGGGGCCTTGGGCGTCCACGACATCGTCGCGGGCTTGTCGATCATCGCGACCACCTCGCGCTGGATCGCGATCAGTTCGCGGATCCCGGCGTGCGCCGCCACCAGGGCGTCGGCGATCTCGTCCTCGCTCACCTCGTTGGCGCCGCCCTCCACCATGGTGATGGCGGATTCGGTGCCGGCCACGATCACGTCCAGCGTGCTGTAGCCGAGCTGCTCAAAGGTCGGGTTCAGCACCCAGTGCCCCTGGATGCGCCCGATGCGCACCGCCGCCACCGGCTCCGCGAACGGAATGCGGGAAAGGGCCAGCGCCATCGACGCGCCCGTCACCGCCAGCACGTCAGCGTCGTTCTGCTGGTCCGCCGAGACCACCGTCACGAAGATCTGCACCTCGTTCGCGAACCCTTCCGGAAAGAGGGGACGCAGCGGCCGGTCGGTCAGACGGGCGGCCAGGATCTCCTTGTCCGAAGGGCGCCCCTCGCGCTTGATGAACCCGCCGGGGAACTTCCCCGCGGCGTAGGTGCGCTCGCGGTACTCCACGGTGAGGGGGAAGAACGGGAGGTGGGTGGGGTTGTCCTGCGCCGTCGCCGCGCACAGCACCATCGTCTCGCCGAACTGCAGGGTGCACGAGCCATCGGCCTGGCGGGCCATCCGGCCCGTCTCGATGATCAGCGGGCGCCCCGCGAACTGCCTTTCCAGCTTTGCCATTTTCTGTTTTCCGTTCTGCAGGATTGCCGGGGGAGGCCGCGAGCGGCACCGTGCTCCCCCGTGCACACGGCCCGCGTATCGCCTAGTTTGTCCGCTTCTTTCGCTATCTACGCGACAAGGCCGCACGGGGGCTTCCCCATGCGGCCTTCTCGTCGTTCACGCGTGCTTCGTACACCCTCTGCGGACGGCCGGGCACGGCACGCCGAAGCGCGCCGCCGCCATCCCGCGAAGCTGCCGCCGGCCGACCAACCTCAGTGGCGCAGCCCGAGGTCCGCGATCAGCGCGCGGTACCCTTCCAGGTCGTTGCGCTTGAGGTAGTCCAGCAGGCTGCGGCGCTGCCCGACCATCTTGAGCAGTCCGCGGCGGCTGTGGTGATCCTTCTTGTGCTCGCGGAAGTGACCGGTCAGGTGGTTGATGCGCGCCGTAAGCAGCGCGACCTGCACCTTGGTGGAGCCACGGTCGTTCTCGTGGAGTTGGTACTTCTTGATGATGTCTTCGCGCTCGAGCGTCTCGGCCACGATCGGAACCTCCAGAGGAGTCAAAACTGATCAGGAAGTAGCCGACCCTTCGATGCTTCTTGTTCGGAAACGTCGCTGGATCAACTTGCAAGCCATGGAAGCTAACAGCGCGCGCGCTTTTTCACAACTGCGCGCCAGTCTCGACCGAAGGCTGCTGCTCACCTTTTGCCAGCCACCCGCGTGCCCTCGCGAGGTACTGCTCGATGCGCAGCAGGTCGAAAGGCTCAGCGTCCGGGTCTTTGCGCGCCAATTCCAGCTCAGCGATCCAGGCACGGATCTTCGAAGGCTCCGAGTAGGAAGCCACTGGAACGTCGATGATCATCATCGCTTAGCCCCCTGGATACGCCAGTTAGAACTGCGGCAAGTCAGGCTGCACTTCCACTCTCCATGCCGCGACTCGACTGTGCTTCGTCGAGCCAGCCCTGCGCCATTACCAGATACTGTTCGATGAGAGTGAGGTCGTACGGCTCAGCGTGCGGGCTGTTGCGCATCGCCTTCAACTCCTTGATCCACTCTCGAATACGGGCCGGCGGTGAATACGGCGCCACCGGAAGTTCAACTATCAGCATCGCTCAAACCTCCTGATATGCGAAACGGAATTGCGCTGCCATCCTGCGTGCCACGTTGTGCGTCTGGCCGATCCATGCCTCCTCGTCCGAGAGCAAGCCCGCATGTACGAAACGCCCGAACCTCGCGCGCGCATGGTCCATTGATCTCCAGTATGCCGCCCGCAGCTCCTCGCCTCCCGCAGACTCTTGAGCATATCCAAAATGGCGTGTATTCGCCATTGTGCTCATGCGAAAAGCGCGCTCCGGCCCGTAAGCATACATCACTCTCACGCCATGCCTAAGCAGCATCCATATGTCCGCTTGCGAGAAGGAATCGCTCCTCGGGTGATTGTGCAGGAACACGTTGCCCCGAAGCAAGCCCGCTTTACCGAACGGAACTGTCACCCGGTACGGCTCCCCCGGCCGGCTGCGCACGTAGTACAGCGCCTTCCCCGCTGCGTTAAAGATCACCCCGTGCTCGACTGGCTCGTGGCGGATCAGCTCCCCCGCGCCTTCCACCGAGACGCCCTGGAAGTCGTCCAGGCTGAACTTTCGTGTACCGATCCGAGCCTCCGTGCGCCGCCTTCGTGCTTGGCATGGAGGATCTCACAGACGCCTCCGATTGGCTCAAGGATGAGAAAGGAGGCGCAGGCGGTCAACCGTTAAGGCCCGTTAGGAGCGAACACGGCCAGACGCTGAAATCAGTTGTTCGACAGGTGTCCCGAAGGTGCGGGTTTGGCGCCCGGTACGGTAGCGGATGCTGCATCCGCGACTCGCGGACGATGCAGGCTCTCGCGTCTGCCGTCAAGCGTTACAGGCCCTGAAGTGCGAACACCGCCACGCGCGGCATCGCTCGTCCGGCGTGTGTCGTGAAACGGGCGGGCCGCAGGGGACTACGTGAAGCCCAGGATCTCGCGCCCGCGCTGCTCGTCGGCGTGCATGGCCTGGATGAGGGCGTCGACGGAGGTGAAGGGGAGGATGTCGCGGATGCGCTCGACGAACTCCACGCGGACGCGGTCGCCGTAGATGTCGCCGCTCCAGTCCATGAGCCAGAGCTCGACGCTGGGGGCGAAGCCGGCGAAGGTGGGGCGCGGGCCCAGGTGCAGCAGCCCCGGGAGCCGCTCGCCGCGCACCCAGCCGTGCACCGCGTAGATCCCCTCGCGCGGCAGCATCTTCTCCGGATCGCCGACCTGGATGTTGGCGGTGGGGAAGCCCAGCTCCCTCCCCTTGCGCTCGCCGCGCACGACGACGCCGTCGACGGTGTAGGAGCGGCCCAGGAGCCGGTTGGCCGCGCCGACGTCGCCGTCGCCCAGGAGGCGGCGGATGCGGGAGGAGGAGATCGGCTCGCCGTCCACCTCGACGGCTTGGACCACGTCGACGGCGAAGCCCATCTCCTGGCCGATCTGGCGCAGGGTGGCGACGCTCCCCTCGCGGTCGCGGCCGAAGCCGTGGTCGTAGCCGATCACCAGCTCGCGCATCCCCACGCGCCGCACGAGGATCTCCTCGACGAAGCGGCGGGCGGAGTAGAGCTGCAGCGTGCGGGTGAAGGGGACGAAGACGACGTACTCCAGCCCGCTCTGCGCCAGGATGTCGCGCTTCTCCGTGACCGTGGTGAGCAGCGGCGGCGCGTGCTCCGGGCGCACGATGCGCAGCGGGTGCGGATGGAAGGTCACCAGGATGCTGCGCCCGCCCACCCGCTCGGCCCGCCGCCCGATCTCTTCCAGCACCTCGCGATGGCCGCGGTGCACGCCGTCGAAGGTGCCCACGGTCACCACGGCCGGGCGCCCGTCGCGGGGCAGCGCGGGCGGGAGCGCGGGGTCAATCGCGAACTCCCGCGGCTCGTCGCGGGGGGTGGGCGTCACCCTGCCACCTCCGCGGGGAAGACCTTGCGGGGCTTGATGGCGTCTCCGGCGCGCTCGCCGATGGCCAGGAGGCGGCCGTCCGCGCCGGCGAGGGCGAGCGGCACGCCCTGCGGCGCATCGGCCGGGGCCGGGATGGCGCGGCCGAAGGAGAGCGCCGCTTCCCCGGCGGCATCCACCGGGACACGCGGGAGGGCGGCGAGGGCGTCCAGCGGGGTGAGCATGGCGGCGCGGACGCGATCCTCGTCCGCCAGCGCATCCAGCGGGACGGCGCGCTCGATGCCGTGCGCGCCCACGCGGGTACGGCGCAGGGCGCGGAGATGCGCGCCCGTGCCCAGCGCTTCGCCGGCGTCGCGGGCGATGGCGCGGATGTAGGTGCCGCTCCCGCACACGACCTCGAAGTCCACACCCGGAAGCTCAATACGAGTCACCCGGATCTCGTGGATGGTGACGGTGACCGGCTTGCGCTCCACCTCGCCGCCGCGGCGGGCAACGGCGTACATCCGCTCGCCATCCACCTTTTTCGCGGAGTAGGTGGGGGGAAGCTGCTCGATCGTCCCCACCTGGCGCAGGAGCGCGGCCTCGATCGCCTCGTACGTCAGCTCGCTCCACGACGCGCTGCCGCCGACGACCTCGCCGGTGAGGTCGTCGGTGTCGGTGGTTTCGCCCAGGCGCAGGGTGGCGGCGTAGGCCTTGGGGAGCCCGGTCAGGTACTCGGCGATGCGCGTGGCCGGGCCGACGCACACCAGCAGGAGGCCGGACGCAAAGGGATCCAGCGTCCCCGTGTGCCCCACCTGGCGCGTGCGCAGGGCGCGGCGCACGTGGGCCACCGCGTCGTGCGACGTGGGGCCGACGGGCTTGTCCACGGGGAGGACGCCGGTCAGCAAAACCGGGGAATGGGGAATGGGGACTGGGGAATGGGGAGCCGTGGCCGTGCGGGACGCGTCACGCTTCTTCCTCGTCCTTTGGAGCCAGCGAGCTGTCCGGCGGCGTCTCGGTGAGGCGGTCGAAGGGGAGCGCCTCGCGCAGGAGCTGCTCGATGCGCTGCGCTTCCTCCAGCACCCGGTCCTGCTCGAAGTGCAGCTCGGGGATGCGGCGCATGTGCAGCCGCTGCCCCAGCGCCTTGCGGATGAAGGGCGCGGCGCTGCGCAGCCCGGCCAGCAGCTCCTTGCGCTCCTCGTCCGTCCCCAGCGCCGTGAAGTACACCTTGGCGTGGTCCAGCTCGGGCGAGGTCTGCACGGCCGTGATGGTGGCCAGCGACACCCGCGGGTCGCGCACGGCGTCGCGCACCAGCAGGGAAATCTCTTCCCTGAGCTGCTCGTTGATCCGGTCGGTTCGCTTGAAGCGCGGCATGTACGGATGGGGAATGGGGAAATGGGGAATCGGGAATGGGGGAACCGAAAAAGCCAACTGCGGGCGGCCGTCAGCAGTTACCATTCCCCATTCCCCATTCCCCATTCCCCTCAGTAGTACGTCGTATACGAATCCACGATCCTCGCCCGCCCGTCCATCTCCACCATCGTGTCGCACGAGGAGAGGACCTGCTGGGCATGCTTCCGGTCGGCCGAGACCACGCAGACGGCGATCTCGGCGCGCTGGTGCAGGTCGTGGTGCCCCGTCTCGGCGGCGGACACGTTGAAGCGATGGTGGAGGCGGTCCTTGAGGCTCTTCACCACCTGGCGCTTGTCCTTGAGGGACTGGCACCCGGCGATGTGGAGCTCCCACACGACCACCCCCACCGTCACGGCTCAGGTCGCGGCGCGGGCGGCTTCCTCGGCGGCGGCACCGGCCAGCGTGCGCGCAACCTCCTCCACCCGGTAGCACTCCAGGACGTCGCCGATCTTGATGTCGTTGAAGTTGGACACGTTCAGGCCGCACTCGAAGCCCTCGCGGACCTCGCGCGCGTCGTCCTTGAAGCGCTTCAGCGACCCCAGCTCGCCCTCGTAGATCTGCACCGCGTCGCGGATCACGCGGATGCGGCCGCGGCGCTCCAGCACGCCGCGGGTGACCATGCAGCCGGCCACCGTCCCCACGCGCGGCACCTTGAAGAGCTGGCGAACCTCGGCCGTGCCCAGCAGCACCTCGCGCTGCTCGGGCGACAGCAGGCCCTCCATCGCCAGCTTCACCTCGTCCACCACCTCGTAGATGATGTTGTAGAGGCGGATGTCCACGTCCTCACGCTCGGCCACCTGCCGGGCTTCGCCGGTGGGGCGCACGTGGAAGCCCACGACGATGGCGCTGGAGGTGGACGCCAGCAGCACGTCCGACTCGTTGATGGCGCCCACGCCGCGGTGGATCACCTGCACCTGCACCTCGCTCGTGGAGAGCTGCTCCAGCGAGTCGGAGAGCGCCTGCACCGAGCCGTCCACGTCGCCCTTGATGACCAGGTTGAGCGTCACGCGCTCGCCCTTGGCCAGCATTTTCGACAGGTCCGTCAGCTTCACGCCGCGGCTGCGGATGCGCATCCGCTTCTCGCGCTCCAGCCGCTGGCGGGTCTGCGCGATCTCGGCGGCGCGGTCCTGGTCCATCGACACCATCTGGTCGCCGGCGTTGGGGACGCCGGGAAGGCCGAGGATCTGCACCGGGATCGCGGGCCCCGCCGCCACCACCGGGTGCTGGCGCTCGTCCAGCATGGCGCGGATGCGGCCGTTGTACAGGCCGCACACCACGTGGTCGCCCACGCGCAGGGTGCCGTTGGTGACGAGCACCGTGGCGACCGGCCCCTTGCCGATGTCGAGCTGCGCCTCGATGACCACGCCCGCCGCCTCGCGCGCCGGGTTGGCGCGCAGGTCCAGCAGGTCGCTCTGCAGGAGGACCTTCTCCAGCAGCTCGTCGACCCCCATCCCGCGCTTCGCCGACACCTCGGCCGACATCACGTCGCCGCCGAAGTCTTCCAGCACGATGCCGTGCTGAAGGAGGTCCTGCTTGACCTTCATCGGGTTGGCGTCCGGCAGGTCCACCTTGTTGACCGCCACCACGATCGGCACGCCGGCGTTCCTGGCGTGCGAGATTGCTTCGATGGTCTGCGGCATCACCGAGTCGTCGGCCGCAACCACCAGGATGACCACGTCGGTCACCTCGGCGCCGCGGGCTCGCATGGCGGTGAAGGCCGCGTGGCCCGGGGTGTCCAGAAAGGAGATGGCGCGCCCGTCCTGCAGCTGCACGTGGTACGCGCCGATGTGCTGCGTGATGCCGCCGGACTCGCCCGCGATGACGTTGGTCTTGCGGATGTAGTCCAGGAGCGACGTCTTGCCGTGGTCCACGTGGCCCATGACGGTGACCACCGGCGGCCGCGCGCGCAGCGTGCTCTCGGCGTCCGGCTCGGCGTCTTCCTCGCCGTGGTCCGCGGCGTATTCCTCTTCGCGGATGGCGCTGAAGCCGAACTCGTCCAGCAGCAGCTCGATCTGGTCGAAGTCGAGGCGCTGGTTGATGGTGACCATCATCCCGAGGTTCTTGAACGCCGAGCCGATGATGTGGCTCGCCGGCACGTCGATCAGCTCGGCCAGCTCCGCCACCGTCAGGAACTCGTTGACGCGGACGGTGGTGGCCTCCTCGGTGCGCTGGCGCAGCAGCTCTTCCTCGCGGCGCTCGTGCTGCGTGGGGCCCATGTCGCGGCGGCCCCGGCCCTTCTTGCGCCGGTCGCCGCCGTCCATGGCGGCCATGGTCTTCCGGAAGTTGGCGTCCACCGCCCCCTGGTCGACCGAGCCCTTCCCCTTCTTCCCCTTCTTCTTGTCCTTTTTGCCGGTGCTGCTCACGCCGGCGTTGGCGCCGGCGCCGGGCACGTTGCGGCCGGAGCCGTCACCGCCGCCACGCGGCGGGCCGAACGAGCCGGTGCGGGCCGAGGGCGGCGCACCGCCCGTGCGGGTGGGCATCGGCGGAGCGCCGGCGCGGGCCGGGCGCGGCACGAAGTCGTTGGGACGCGCCGGACGCGGCGGCTCCGCGGCTCCACGCGTGTCCGCGGGGGGACGGCGCTCGCCGCCCTGACCCGGACGCCCGCCGGGCGCCTGCGGGCGCACCGAGGGGGGCGGGGTGGGACGCGGCGGCGCGGCCGGACCGGACGACGCGGCGGGACGCAGCGGCTCGCGCGGCGGACGGGCGTCCTGGCGCGGCGCGCCTTCCGGGCGCGCGTCGGGGCGTAGCGTGCGCTGCGACGGCGGGCGCGCCGAGATGGGCGCGGCCGGGCGCGGGGCCGCTTCCTCGGCGACGGGCTGCGGCGGCGAGGCGGGGGCGCTGGCCTCCGTCTCCTCCACGGGCGCGGCGGCTCCGGGGGCGGCCTCCAGCGTCTCGCCGGGCTCGGCGGGCGGCGCGACGGACGAGTCCACCACGACGGTCACGCCCGCGGGGGGCGCGCCGCCGGTGGTCACCAGCGCGGCGCCGCGCTCAGCGGCGGCCTCGGCGGCCTCGGCGGCGATCGCGTCGGCGGCGTCGGCCACCGGATCGGCGGTCGAGTCGGGGGCGTTCTCGGGAGCTTCCTCGGTCTCTTCGCGCTTGCGGCGGCGGCGCTTGGGCGCGCCGGCCACGTCACCGATGGCGGCTTCCAGGGCCTCGCCCACGTCCTTGTGGCCCAGGCGCCGCTCACGCTCGATCAGCGTGCGGAGCCGGGCGACGTGCTCGTCGGCCAGATCCGACATGTGGCTGCGGATGGGGACGTCCATCTCCCGGAGGAGGTGCACCAGGGACTCAGCGGGAACGCTCAGTTCCTTGGCGACTTCGAACACACGCATCTGTTCTGTTCTCTCCGTTCCTCAGCCCTGCGGTGATGAAAGCGCGGCGGCCAGCACGGCCGCGCGCTTCGCGAAGCTATCGTTCGTGATTCCAACAGCGGAAACCGGGCCCCGCCCGATGGCGGAGCCCAGCGCCTCCCGCGAAAGACATACGTGGAAAGGTACTCCGCGCGCCTGCAGAAGCGGAAGGACCTTCTGCGCCTGCGTCTGCGACGCGTCTCCCGCCAGGATGACGCAGCGCACCTCGCCCTCGCGCACGGCCTTGCGCGTCATGTCCGTGCCGTGCACCAGGCCCCTTGCGCGGGCGGCGAGGCCCAGCAGGTCGGCCAGCGCCTTCTCGGGCGGCTGGGTGGGACGAGGGGGGAGGGTCTGCGTCACGCGTTGTTCATTCTGATACGGGCAAATTCTCGGCGTCACCGGCGGGTGTCAACCCCTCCGGAGCGTCGCCGGTGTCTTCTTCCGTCATCGACTCGATGATCTCCACCAGCCGGTCCGCCTCGGCGGGGCCGATGGCGGGGATGCGCAGCAGGTCTTCGCGCTCCAGGTCGATGATGTCGAAGAAGGTGTTGTACCCCGCCGCCTCCAGCGCGGCCAGCGTGGCCGGCGCCAGCTCGGCGAGGTCGCGCAGCGAGAAATCGGTGCTCTCGTAGTCGCCGTCGCCGCCCCCGCCGCCGAAGAGCGCCTGCTCCGCGCCGCGCTCCAGCCACTCGCGGGAGCCGAACAGGTCCAGCTGCCAGCCGATGAGCTGCG encodes:
- the rbfA gene encoding 30S ribosome-binding factor RbfA, which produces MPRFKRTDRINEQLREEISLLVRDAVRDPRVSLATITAVQTSPELDHAKVYFTALGTDEERKELLAGLRSAAPFIRKALGQRLHMRRIPELHFEQDRVLEEAQRIEQLLREALPFDRLTETPPDSSLAPKDEEEA
- the truB gene encoding tRNA pseudouridine(55) synthase TruB; this encodes MLTGVLPVDKPVGPTSHDAVAHVRRALRTRQVGHTGTLDPFASGLLLVCVGPATRIAEYLTGLPKAYAATLRLGETTDTDDLTGEVVGGSASWSELTYEAIEAALLRQVGTIEQLPPTYSAKKVDGERMYAVARRGGEVERKPVTVTIHEIRVTRIELPGVDFEVVCGSGTYIRAIARDAGEALGTGAHLRALRRTRVGAHGIERAVPLDALADEDRVRAAMLTPLDALAALPRVPVDAAGEAALSFGRAIPAPADAPQGVPLALAGADGRLLAIGERAGDAIKPRKVFPAEVAG
- the infB gene encoding translation initiation factor IF-2, which translates into the protein MRVFEVAKELSVPAESLVHLLREMDVPIRSHMSDLADEHVARLRTLIERERRLGHKDVGEALEAAIGDVAGAPKRRRRKREETEEAPENAPDSTADPVADAADAIAAEAAEAAAERGAALVTTGGAPPAGVTVVVDSSVAPPAEPGETLEAAPGAAAPVEETEASAPASPPQPVAEEAAPRPAAPISARPPSQRTLRPDARPEGAPRQDARPPREPLRPAASSGPAAPPRPTPPPSVRPQAPGGRPGQGGERRPPADTRGAAEPPRPARPNDFVPRPARAGAPPMPTRTGGAPPSARTGSFGPPRGGGDGSGRNVPGAGANAGVSSTGKKDKKKGKKGKGSVDQGAVDANFRKTMAAMDGGDRRKKGRGRRDMGPTQHERREEELLRQRTEEATTVRVNEFLTVAELAELIDVPASHIIGSAFKNLGMMVTINQRLDFDQIELLLDEFGFSAIREEEYAADHGEEDAEPDAESTLRARPPVVTVMGHVDHGKTSLLDYIRKTNVIAGESGGITQHIGAYHVQLQDGRAISFLDTPGHAAFTAMRARGAEVTDVVILVVAADDSVMPQTIEAISHARNAGVPIVVAVNKVDLPDANPMKVKQDLLQHGIVLEDFGGDVMSAEVSAKRGMGVDELLEKVLLQSDLLDLRANPAREAAGVVIEAQLDIGKGPVATVLVTNGTLRVGDHVVCGLYNGRIRAMLDERQHPVVAAGPAIPVQILGLPGVPNAGDQMVSMDQDRAAEIAQTRQRLEREKRMRIRSRGVKLTDLSKMLAKGERVTLNLVIKGDVDGSVQALSDSLEQLSTSEVQVQVIHRGVGAINESDVLLASTSSAIVVGFHVRPTGEARQVAEREDVDIRLYNIIYEVVDEVKLAMEGLLSPEQREVLLGTAEVRQLFKVPRVGTVAGCMVTRGVLERRGRIRVIRDAVQIYEGELGSLKRFKDDAREVREGFECGLNVSNFNDIKIGDVLECYRVEEVARTLAGAAAEEAARAAT
- a CDS encoding ribosomal L7Ae/L30e/S12e/Gadd45 family protein, translated to MTQTLPPRPTQPPEKALADLLGLAARARGLVHGTDMTRKAVREGEVRCVILAGDASQTQAQKVLPLLQARGVPFHVCLSREALGSAIGRGPVSAVGITNDSFAKRAAVLAAALSSPQG
- a CDS encoding polyribonucleotide nucleotidyltransferase, producing the protein MAKLERQFAGRPLIIETGRMARQADGSCTLQFGETMVLCAATAQDNPTHLPFFPLTVEYRERTYAAGKFPGGFIKREGRPSDKEILAARLTDRPLRPLFPEGFANEVQIFVTVVSADQQNDADVLAVTGASMALALSRIPFAEPVAAVRIGRIQGHWVLNPTFEQLGYSTLDVIVAGTESAITMVEGGANEVSEDEIADALVAAHAGIRELIAIQREVVAMIDKPATMSWTPKAPAAEIRARVESLAAERVSQALRIADKHGRAEALSTARSETLAALAEEFPEGEKDIGSVFKDLEKSTMREMILAEGVRSDGRSTDQVRPITVETGVLPRAHGSALFTRGQTQSLGTATLGTQDDEQAYDTIDFPTQQKKSFMLHYNFPPYSTGEVRPMRGTSRREIGHGHLAERALEPLLPAYEEFPYTIRIVSDILESNGSSSMASVCSGSLALMDAGVPMRASVAGVAMGLIKEGDRVAILTDILGSEDALGDMDFKVAGTREGVTSIQMDIKLEEGLSTDLLREALRKAYTGRMHILDEMDKALAAPRPEMSPYAPRIITIKVPVAKIGEIIGPKGKTIRAIQESTGASINIDDDGTVTIAAVGREAGEMARRMIAGMTEEAEVGRIYDGVVKNTTAFGAFVEILPGTEGLLHISEIQDGRLDKTEDALKKGDAVQVKLLSIDEKGRLRLSRKAALAELAQKGESQPA
- a CDS encoding DUF503 domain-containing protein — protein: MGVVVWELHIAGCQSLKDKRQVVKSLKDRLHHRFNVSAAETGHHDLHQRAEIAVCVVSADRKHAQQVLSSCDTMVEMDGRARIVDSYTTYY
- a CDS encoding bifunctional riboflavin kinase/FAD synthetase, whose translation is MTPTPRDEPREFAIDPALPPALPRDGRPAVVTVGTFDGVHRGHREVLEEIGRRAERVGGRSILVTFHPHPLRIVRPEHAPPLLTTVTEKRDILAQSGLEYVVFVPFTRTLQLYSARRFVEEILVRRVGMRELVIGYDHGFGRDREGSVATLRQIGQEMGFAVDVVQAVEVDGEPISSSRIRRLLGDGDVGAANRLLGRSYTVDGVVVRGERKGRELGFPTANIQVGDPEKMLPREGIYAVHGWVRGERLPGLLHLGPRPTFAGFAPSVELWLMDWSGDIYGDRVRVEFVERIRDILPFTSVDALIQAMHADEQRGREILGFT
- the rpsO gene encoding 30S ribosomal protein S15: MAETLEREDIIKKYQLHENDRGSTKVQVALLTARINHLTGHFREHKKDHHSRRGLLKMVGQRRSLLDYLKRNDLEGYRALIADLGLRH